A segment of the Malaclemys terrapin pileata isolate rMalTer1 chromosome 1, rMalTer1.hap1, whole genome shotgun sequence genome:
AATGCAGATGATGGTGTATTTGGGGGGGTAGTAGTGGTGTATTTGTGGTGCTGAAGGTTGTGTATTTGTGGGTAGTTGGTGGTATATTTGGAGCACAGATGGGCAGGTGACTGGTTTTTATCTGGTATATTTGCGGTGCAGATGGTGATGTATTTAGAGGGTAATTGGTGGCATATTTGTGGTGGAGATGGTGATGTAGTTAAGGTGCAGTTGGGGTATATTTGGGCTACAGGTAGTGGTGTATTTGTGGTGCACATGGTGTATTTGGGGATAGGTAGTGGTGTATTTGTGGTGCACATGGTGGTATATTTGGGGTGCAGGTATGGGTGTATCTGGGGCACAGATGGTGCATTTCATCGCAGAGAGGCTGCAGCTTGTGGGCAGGGTGGGCTGGCTGGGCATGTGCCAGGGACATCCCTCTCTAATCCCCTGTGCCTTTCTCTCCCTAGCATTTGTTCCTTTTCCTGCTCTTCATCGGCCCTTTCAACTGCTTTGCCAGTTACAGCCGCGCCACCGAGCTCTTCTACAGTCTCAACGAGGGGCTGCCGGCCGGGGTGCTCATCGGGAGCCTGGCACAGGACCTGCGGCTACATGGGGTGGCTGCGGAGGGTCTGCCGACCCGTCGCGGGGAGCCTGTGCTCTCCTTCAGCCTGGCCTCCCAGGGGCTGGGTGACCAGTACGTGAGCCTAGACAACCGCTCGGGGGAGCTGCACACCTCAGCCCTGCAGATCGACCGCGAGGCGCTGTGCCTGGAGACCGGCGCTGGCTTATCTGCCTCTCTGCCAGCACCATCCTCAGagccctgcctgctgctgctggacgtgctggtgctgccccaggagcactTCCGCCTAGTGAAGGTGAAGATCTCCATCCGCGATGTCAATGACAATGCACCACGATTCCCCGTGCCCAACATGCGCCTCTGGGTACCCGAGAACGCCCCCATCGACACCCGCCTGGCCATAGAGCACCCGGCCCTCGACCCTGACCTGGGCACCAATGCAGTCCAGACCTACCGCCTTAAGGACGACTATGGGGTCTTCACCCTAGATGTGGAGGAGAATGAGAGTGGGGAGAGGACCCCCTACCTGATTGTTATGGGGGCTCTGGACAGGGAGGACAGGGAGGAGTATGTCACCCTCATCATCGCGGAGGATGGGGGGACCCCGCCGTTACTGGGCAGTGCCACCCTCACCATTGGCATCAGCGACATCAACGACAACTGCCCCCAGTTCAGCGATTCCCAACTCAACGTTACTGTCTATGGGAATTCCAGTGCAGGGACACACGTGGCCACCATCCACGCAGTTGACATGGACCTGGGATCCAATGCCCAGATCTCTTACTCTTACAGTCAAAAGGTCCCCCAGCCATCAAGAGATTTGTTCCATCTGGATGAAAGTACAGGAGCCATCAAGCTCTCTAGTAAGATCGATGGTGATGCTCCCCGGCTCCATAGGTTGACTATATTGGCCAACGGTCCTGGTTGTATCCCTGCTGTGACCACTGTGCTTGTGTCCATCATCAAAGTCATGTTGAGACCCCCTGAAGTGGTCCCTCGTTTTATAGCTAATGAAGTAGAAGGTGTGGTTTACTTGAAAGAATTGGAGCCTGTTAACACACCGATAGCATTTTTTACTATAAAAGACCCAGATGAAAAATATAAAGTGGATTGCTTTTTGGATGGCAATGGGCCATTCAAACTGTCACCATACAAACCATACAATAATGAATATTTATTAGAGACTACAAGGCCTTTAGACTATGAGGTACAGCAGCTCTATGAAATATCAGTGGTTGCATGGAACTCAGAGGGATTTCATGTAAACAAGATAATTAAAGTACAGGTTCTGGACGATAACGACAACTCACCAGTTTTCCCTCAACAATTAATAGAATTATCTATTGAAGAAAATAATGCTCCCAATGCTTTTTTGACCAAATTGCATGCAACGGATGCTGACagtggagagagagggaaagtgTCCTATTTTCTAGGGCCTGATGCCCCTTCATATTTTTCTTTAGATAAAACTACAGGTGTTCTTACAGTTTCCACTCAGCTGGacagagaagaaaaagagaaatacaGATATACTGTTAAAGCAATAGATTCTGGATTGCCTCCCAGAGAATCGCTAGCAACTGTCACCATCACAGTTTTGGAT
Coding sequences within it:
- the PCDH20 gene encoding protocadherin-20 — translated: MTAVSEGMNYQGTGRRSQALGASWLPRSRHRQLEMGHLRSAGRTTSHRNLQHLFLFLLFIGPFNCFASYSRATELFYSLNEGLPAGVLIGSLAQDLRLHGVAAEGLPTRRGEPVLSFSLASQGLGDQYVSLDNRSGELHTSALQIDREALCLETGAGLSASLPAPSSEPCLLLLDVLVLPQEHFRLVKVKISIRDVNDNAPRFPVPNMRLWVPENAPIDTRLAIEHPALDPDLGTNAVQTYRLKDDYGVFTLDVEENESGERTPYLIVMGALDREDREEYVTLIIAEDGGTPPLLGSATLTIGISDINDNCPQFSDSQLNVTVYGNSSAGTHVATIHAVDMDLGSNAQISYSYSQKVPQPSRDLFHLDESTGAIKLSSKIDGDAPRLHRLTILANGPGCIPAVTTVLVSIIKVMLRPPEVVPRFIANEVEGVVYLKELEPVNTPIAFFTIKDPDEKYKVDCFLDGNGPFKLSPYKPYNNEYLLETTRPLDYEVQQLYEISVVAWNSEGFHVNKIIKVQVLDDNDNSPVFPQQLIELSIEENNAPNAFLTKLHATDADSGERGKVSYFLGPDAPSYFSLDKTTGVLTVSTQLDREEKEKYRYTVKAIDSGLPPRESLATVTITVLDKNDNSPRFINKDFSFFVPENFPGFGEIGVISVTDADSGQNGWVALSVVNGSDIFVIDTGKGVLRAKVSLDREQQSSYVLWVEAVDGGDPALSSTAKITILLLDINDNPPLVLFPQSNTSYLLVLPSTLPGSPITEVYAVDKDTGMNAVIAYSIIGRRGPRPESFRIDPKTGNITLEESLMQNDYGLYRLLVKVSDHGYPEPLHSTIMVNLFVNDTVSNESYIESLLRKEPDINIEEKEPQISIEPTHKKMESPSCVPTLVALSIISLGSITLVTGMGIYICLRKGKKHHRADENLEVQIPLNGRIDLHMLEKKPMEISNI